A window of the Sphaerobacter thermophilus DSM 20745 genome harbors these coding sequences:
- the hpf gene encoding ribosome hibernation-promoting factor, HPF/YfiA family, with amino-acid sequence MDVQIKARNLRLTDALQEYIESRLQRLDKIDQKVTDAKFEIRSERNRTGGEQMVAQFTIATKDAILRTEEKNRDIHVAIDLAIERMERQIRRFRDKRVFYRRRQRQMAAEAGEPLPVSTLDGLDVAEEEEETPSELLVRRKRFKIQPMSEEEAIEQMELLGHDFFVFFNPDLAEINVLYRRRDGLYGVIQPELA; translated from the coding sequence GTGGACGTCCAGATCAAGGCCCGGAACCTACGCCTCACCGACGCCCTCCAGGAGTACATCGAATCCCGCCTGCAACGCCTCGACAAGATCGACCAGAAGGTAACCGACGCCAAGTTCGAGATCCGCTCGGAACGGAACCGCACCGGCGGCGAGCAGATGGTGGCCCAGTTCACCATCGCCACCAAGGACGCCATCCTCCGCACCGAGGAGAAGAACCGCGACATCCACGTCGCGATTGACCTCGCGATCGAGCGCATGGAGCGCCAGATCCGCCGCTTCCGTGACAAGCGAGTCTTCTACCGCCGCCGCCAGCGCCAGATGGCTGCCGAAGCCGGTGAGCCGCTCCCGGTCAGCACACTCGACGGTCTCGACGTCGCGGAGGAGGAAGAAGAGACCCCGAGCGAGTTGCTGGTCCGGCGCAAGCGCTTCAAGATCCAGCCGATGAGCGAGGAAGAGGCCATCGAACAGATGGAGCTCCTCGGCCACGACTTCTTCGTCTTCTTCAACCCCGACCTGGCTGAGATCAACGTCCTCTACCGTCGCCGCGACGGTCTCTACGGGGTCATTCAACCCGAACTCGCCTGA
- the thrB gene encoding homoserine kinase: MSFSVRVPASSANLGPGFDILAIAVGLYLEVDAEPAEGEPVVLEGPDLRGGGDLVLDGLRRVASAVGRPCPGCRLRVRSDIPVARGLGSSAAALVAGMLVGNRLLGDPLDRAALLRLACEAEGHGDNVAAALYGGVALAVPTATGWLYRPLKLARPLRAVVFVPEQTALTREARAVVPESVPRADAVANAARCALLVLALVEGHFEHLAEAMDDRLHQPYRARIFPYLPHLIAAAREAGAYGACLSGAGPSVLALAEPAAAEAVRIALQNAASEHGVAGTALDLPVEADGARVLTATRQ; the protein is encoded by the coding sequence ATGTCCTTTAGTGTCCGCGTCCCGGCCTCGTCGGCCAACCTCGGCCCTGGTTTCGACATTCTGGCGATCGCGGTCGGGCTCTATCTGGAGGTCGACGCCGAGCCGGCCGAAGGGGAGCCGGTCGTACTGGAGGGCCCCGATCTGCGCGGCGGCGGTGACCTCGTCCTCGACGGCCTGCGACGCGTCGCGTCGGCGGTGGGGCGGCCGTGCCCGGGCTGTCGGCTCCGGGTGCGGAGCGACATCCCGGTGGCGCGTGGCTTGGGCAGTTCGGCTGCCGCGCTCGTGGCCGGGATGCTGGTCGGCAACCGACTGCTGGGCGATCCCCTGGATCGAGCGGCGCTGCTGCGGCTTGCCTGCGAGGCGGAGGGCCACGGGGACAATGTCGCCGCGGCGCTCTACGGGGGCGTGGCGCTGGCGGTCCCGACGGCGACAGGCTGGCTCTACCGTCCGCTGAAGCTGGCGCGGCCGCTGCGTGCGGTCGTCTTCGTACCGGAGCAAACGGCGCTCACGCGGGAGGCGCGCGCGGTGGTGCCCGAGTCTGTGCCTCGCGCTGATGCGGTTGCCAACGCCGCGCGCTGCGCGCTGCTGGTCCTGGCGCTGGTGGAGGGGCACTTCGAGCACCTTGCCGAGGCGATGGACGACCGCCTGCACCAACCGTACCGTGCGCGGATCTTCCCCTACCTTCCGCACCTCATCGCGGCTGCCCGTGAGGCAGGGGCCTACGGCGCGTGCCTCAGCGGCGCCGGACCGTCCGTGCTGGCCCTGGCCGAGCCGGCTGCCGCCGAGGCGGTGCGGATCGCTCTCCAGAACGCCGCCTCCGAACACGGAGTGGCCGGGACCGCGCTCGACCTCCCAGTCGAGGCAGACGGGGCACGAGTGTTGACCGCAACGCGTCAATAG
- a CDS encoding ABC transporter permease has product MTRYIVRRVIIAVPTLIAISMVVFTILALAPGDPLSEFANNPAVPPQVRQNIRKNLGLDDPIPVRYAKWFRQVVQGDFGYSFRSRSPVLDLIKMRLPTTLYVIGTAYLISILIAIPIGVLSAVKQYSVFDNVATTIAFIGFSLPTFFTGLLLIIVFSVKLGWLPSIYRSTINTPGLLGVWERVEQAIMPIAVLALFQSASLMRYVRASMLETIHLDYVRTARAKGLPGRAVITRHAMRNALIPVVTIIALGVPAVFTGAVVTEQIFRVPGIGSLLITAIYDSDTPVVMAITFIFAVLIVVFNLIADVIYGVLDPRIKYS; this is encoded by the coding sequence ATGACGAGGTATATCGTACGCCGGGTCATTATCGCGGTCCCGACGTTGATCGCGATCAGTATGGTGGTGTTCACGATCCTGGCATTGGCGCCGGGTGACCCCCTGTCGGAGTTTGCCAACAACCCCGCTGTGCCTCCACAAGTGAGGCAGAACATCCGGAAGAACCTGGGGCTCGACGATCCCATCCCGGTGCGCTACGCAAAATGGTTCCGTCAGGTCGTACAGGGTGATTTCGGCTACTCCTTCCGCAGCCGCTCGCCGGTGCTCGACCTGATCAAGATGCGGCTGCCGACGACCCTTTACGTCATCGGGACGGCCTACCTGATTTCGATCCTCATCGCGATCCCGATCGGCGTGCTTTCGGCGGTGAAGCAGTACTCGGTGTTCGACAACGTGGCGACGACCATCGCCTTCATCGGCTTCTCACTTCCCACGTTCTTCACCGGTCTGCTGCTGATCATCGTCTTCAGCGTGAAACTCGGATGGTTACCTTCCATTTATCGATCAACAATCAACACACCGGGCCTTCTCGGGGTATGGGAGCGCGTTGAACAGGCCATCATGCCGATCGCCGTGCTGGCGCTCTTCCAGTCGGCGTCGCTGATGCGCTACGTGCGCGCCTCGATGCTGGAGACGATCCACCTGGACTACGTGCGGACAGCGCGGGCGAAGGGGCTGCCGGGGCGGGCGGTCATCACGCGACACGCGATGCGGAACGCCCTGATCCCGGTGGTGACCATCATCGCGCTGGGTGTGCCGGCGGTGTTCACCGGCGCGGTCGTGACCGAGCAGATCTTCCGGGTGCCGGGGATCGGGTCGTTGCTGATCACCGCGATTTATGACAGTGACACGCCGGTGGTCATGGCGATCACATTCATCTTCGCCGTGCTCATCGTCGTATTCAATCTGATCGCGGACGTCATCTACGGGGTCCTCGACCCACGGATTAAGTACTCGTAG
- a CDS encoding peptide ABC transporter substrate-binding protein, which yields MRSHDIDLLFAEIRSGRLSRRDVLRRGAALGLSAPVIAALLAACGGGSAGETPAPPTDGGAAQTPSGSPGTAQTGQRGQGGTLKLLWWQAPTILNPHLAQGTKDFDAAAVVLEPLADVDINAQLVPKLAAEIPSLENGGVAEDGRSVTWRLKEGVVWSDGEPFTSADVKFTYDYVINEQTTATTVGNYRIIESIETPDEHTVVIHFNNPTPGWFNVFVGPYGMILPEHVLRDFVGDQARNAPFNLKPVGTGPFKVDDFRPGDVVLYSVNESYRDEGKPFFAQVELKGGGDASSAARAAIQTGEVDYAWNLQVQEQVLASLEEGGQGIASVTPGVSVERILVNQSDPRTEVNGERSHLGTPHPWQADLAVRQAYALAVQRDLIATQLYGRGGEATSNILVAPPKFVSQNTSWRFDLEEAGRLLDDAGWVRGPDGIRARDGVRMEIVYQTTVNPVRQQTQEIVKAAFEELGISVQLKSIEAGVFFSSEAGNPDTAAHFYADLEMFTNNPSSPYPLDYMVSWWGDPSNIAQKDNNWSGNNYERWQNEEYDELYQQASTELDEQRQIELMTRMNDLVVNNVAVIPQIQRNNVQGQAKNLSGLELSPWTSDLWNIANWVRTEG from the coding sequence ATGCGCAGTCATGACATCGATCTGCTGTTTGCGGAGATTCGGTCCGGTCGACTCAGCCGCCGTGACGTGCTCCGGCGTGGCGCCGCACTCGGCCTCAGCGCGCCGGTAATCGCGGCGCTCCTTGCCGCCTGCGGCGGTGGAAGCGCCGGCGAGACTCCGGCTCCCCCGACCGACGGAGGTGCGGCCCAGACTCCGAGCGGGAGCCCCGGTACCGCTCAGACCGGTCAGCGTGGGCAGGGAGGCACGCTGAAGCTGCTCTGGTGGCAAGCCCCGACGATCCTGAACCCGCACCTGGCGCAGGGCACGAAGGACTTCGATGCGGCCGCAGTGGTGCTCGAGCCGCTGGCTGACGTCGATATCAACGCCCAGTTGGTGCCCAAGCTGGCCGCTGAAATCCCCAGCCTCGAGAACGGCGGTGTCGCTGAGGACGGGCGAAGCGTCACCTGGCGGCTGAAGGAAGGGGTCGTCTGGTCGGACGGAGAGCCCTTCACCTCTGCCGATGTCAAGTTCACCTACGACTACGTCATCAATGAGCAGACGACTGCCACCACTGTGGGCAACTACCGGATCATTGAGTCGATCGAGACGCCCGACGAGCACACGGTGGTGATCCATTTCAACAACCCGACGCCGGGCTGGTTCAACGTCTTCGTGGGACCCTACGGGATGATCCTACCGGAGCATGTCCTGCGCGACTTCGTCGGGGACCAGGCGCGCAATGCGCCCTTCAACCTGAAGCCGGTCGGCACCGGTCCATTCAAGGTCGACGACTTCCGCCCGGGCGATGTCGTCCTCTACTCGGTGAACGAGTCCTACCGCGATGAGGGAAAGCCGTTCTTCGCGCAGGTGGAGTTGAAGGGCGGCGGCGATGCCAGCAGTGCGGCCCGCGCCGCGATCCAGACGGGCGAGGTCGACTATGCCTGGAACCTGCAGGTACAGGAGCAGGTGCTGGCGTCGCTGGAGGAGGGAGGCCAGGGCATCGCATCGGTAACGCCCGGCGTCAGCGTGGAGCGGATCCTGGTGAACCAGTCCGACCCGCGGACCGAGGTCAACGGTGAGCGCTCTCACCTGGGGACGCCGCATCCGTGGCAGGCTGATCTGGCAGTGCGCCAGGCGTATGCGCTGGCAGTGCAGCGCGACCTGATCGCCACCCAGCTCTACGGCCGCGGCGGCGAAGCGACCTCCAACATCCTCGTCGCCCCGCCCAAGTTCGTCTCGCAGAACACATCGTGGCGATTTGACCTGGAGGAGGCCGGCCGTCTGCTCGACGACGCCGGGTGGGTCCGGGGACCGGACGGCATCCGTGCCCGGGACGGCGTCCGGATGGAGATCGTCTACCAGACGACGGTCAACCCGGTGCGCCAGCAGACGCAGGAGATCGTCAAGGCCGCCTTTGAGGAGCTCGGCATCAGCGTGCAGCTCAAGTCGATCGAGGCGGGCGTCTTCTTCTCGTCCGAAGCCGGCAATCCGGATACCGCGGCGCACTTCTACGCCGACCTGGAGATGTTCACCAACAACCCCAGTTCTCCGTATCCCCTCGACTACATGGTGTCGTGGTGGGGCGACCCCAGCAACATCGCCCAGAAGGACAACAACTGGTCCGGCAATAACTACGAGCGCTGGCAGAACGAGGAGTACGACGAGCTCTACCAGCAGGCCAGCACTGAGCTCGATGAGCAGCGCCAGATCGAGCTGATGACCCGCATGAACGATCTCGTGGTCAACAACGTTGCGGTCATCCCTCAGATCCAGCGCAACAATGTTCAGGGCCAGGCCAAGAATCTGTCCGGCCTGGAGTTGTCGCCCTGGACCTCGGACCTTTGGAACATCGCGAACTGGGTGCGCACCGAGGGGTGA
- the thrC gene encoding threonine synthase produces the protein MHLRCVDCGETYPADRLVTRCQCGGLLDVVIERTGALDRSGFDRRLTALTGIERSGVWRYRELLPPLPDATIVTKPEGNTNLYEVPGLAAWAGVARLVLKHEGENPTGSFKDRGMTVATSHALWVGAQIVACASTGNTSASVAAYAATAGLPAIVFIPEGKISAAKLGQTIAYGARIVQIRGNFDAAMALVQDAARRYGIYLLNSINPFRLEGQKTIVFELLHQMGWEPPDWIVLPGGNLGNTSAVGKALTELHEAGVIGRLPRVAVIQAAGAAPFYEAYRAGFREYHPVTPETVATAIRIGDPVSYSKARRTIDLTNGVVAAVSDEAIMEAKARIDRAGIGCEPASAATLAGLRQLVSDGVIPVGASVAGILTGHLMKDTDAVMDYHLGPDAANHPLANPPQVIDPTPAALEEILGDVL, from the coding sequence GTGCACCTGCGCTGCGTAGACTGCGGGGAGACGTACCCGGCTGACCGGCTGGTCACGCGCTGCCAGTGCGGTGGTCTGCTCGACGTCGTCATCGAGCGCACCGGAGCGCTGGACCGTTCGGGCTTCGATCGCCGCCTGACGGCGCTCACTGGAATCGAGCGGAGCGGCGTCTGGCGCTACCGCGAGCTCCTGCCGCCCCTTCCCGACGCGACGATCGTCACGAAGCCCGAAGGGAACACCAATCTCTACGAGGTTCCCGGCCTGGCGGCCTGGGCGGGCGTCGCGCGCCTGGTGCTGAAACACGAGGGCGAGAACCCGACCGGCTCGTTCAAGGACCGGGGCATGACCGTCGCCACCAGCCACGCGCTGTGGGTGGGGGCGCAGATCGTGGCCTGTGCCTCGACCGGGAATACCTCGGCCTCGGTGGCGGCGTACGCCGCTACGGCGGGATTGCCTGCGATCGTCTTCATCCCTGAGGGGAAGATCTCCGCGGCGAAGCTCGGCCAGACGATCGCCTACGGCGCCCGCATCGTGCAGATCCGGGGCAATTTCGACGCAGCCATGGCGCTGGTGCAGGACGCGGCGCGACGCTACGGCATCTACCTCCTCAACTCGATCAACCCGTTCCGGCTGGAGGGACAGAAGACGATCGTCTTCGAGCTGCTGCACCAGATGGGCTGGGAGCCGCCCGACTGGATCGTCCTCCCAGGTGGAAACCTGGGGAATACGTCCGCGGTCGGCAAGGCGCTCACCGAGCTGCACGAGGCCGGGGTAATCGGACGGCTGCCGCGGGTCGCGGTGATTCAGGCAGCCGGCGCCGCGCCGTTCTACGAGGCGTACCGCGCGGGATTCCGTGAGTACCATCCGGTGACGCCAGAGACGGTGGCGACGGCCATCCGCATCGGCGATCCGGTCAGCTACTCGAAGGCACGGCGCACCATCGACCTTACGAATGGGGTCGTCGCGGCCGTGTCCGACGAGGCGATCATGGAGGCGAAGGCCCGGATCGACCGCGCAGGCATCGGCTGCGAGCCGGCCTCCGCGGCGACACTGGCGGGACTGCGCCAGCTCGTTTCGGACGGGGTGATCCCGGTCGGCGCGAGCGTTGCCGGAATCCTGACCGGCCACCTTATGAAAGACACCGATGCGGTCATGGACTATCACCTCGGACCGGACGCGGCGAACCACCCGCTGGCCAACCCGCCGCAGGTGATCGACCCAACGCCGGCTGCGCTGGAGGAGATCCTGGGAGATGTCCTTTAG
- a CDS encoding glycosyltransferase produces MISVHTSPFAMLGGRDAGGMNVYVRELSRHLVERGVAVDIYTRRTDRLSPHITPITDGMRLIQVEAGPPHPIDKDSLFCYLPEFASDVAYLAISEGLRYDAIHAHYWLSGWAGHLLGRYIDAPLVLMFHTLAHLKNAVAQDEHRETTLRLQVERRLVDLADAIISANPDEREEMIRRLGADPARIHTVPPGVDLERFRPADGHAARHRLGLPEGPLVLFVGRIDPVKGIDTLFDAFRRLVHDHEWDGPAPRLVFVGGLIQIDDHGSTMDADLQRLAARAEALGLSDYVLFHGAQPRERLPLYYNAVDVCAVPSRYESFGLVAVEAMACGTPIVASRVGGLRFTIEDDVSGLLVPHSDPAALAAALRRVLTDHDLRSRMQVGARQAAVNYSWQTITSAVLGVYEHLAAANPVIASA; encoded by the coding sequence ATGATCTCCGTTCACACGTCACCCTTCGCCATGCTCGGCGGGCGAGACGCGGGCGGCATGAATGTCTATGTGCGGGAGCTGAGCCGGCACCTGGTCGAGCGCGGTGTTGCCGTCGACATCTACACGCGGCGCACGGATCGCCTCTCGCCGCACATCACCCCAATCACCGACGGCATGCGCCTGATTCAGGTGGAGGCCGGCCCACCCCACCCAATCGACAAGGACTCGCTGTTCTGCTACCTCCCGGAGTTCGCCAGCGACGTGGCGTACCTCGCCATCAGCGAGGGGCTCCGCTACGACGCCATCCACGCCCACTACTGGCTGTCAGGATGGGCCGGACACCTGCTCGGTCGCTACATCGACGCGCCGCTGGTCTTGATGTTCCACACGCTGGCCCACCTGAAGAACGCCGTGGCCCAGGATGAGCACCGCGAGACCACCCTCCGCCTTCAGGTCGAGCGCCGTCTTGTAGATCTAGCCGATGCCATCATCTCGGCCAACCCCGACGAGCGCGAGGAGATGATCCGCCGGCTCGGTGCTGACCCGGCGCGCATCCACACCGTGCCGCCCGGCGTCGACCTGGAGCGTTTCCGCCCGGCGGACGGTCACGCCGCGCGCCACCGGCTCGGCCTGCCGGAGGGTCCCCTCGTCCTCTTCGTCGGCCGCATCGACCCGGTCAAGGGGATCGACACCCTGTTCGATGCCTTCCGGCGCCTCGTCCACGACCATGAGTGGGATGGACCGGCCCCGCGGCTCGTGTTCGTCGGCGGGTTGATTCAGATAGACGACCACGGTTCAACGATGGACGCCGACCTGCAGCGACTCGCCGCGCGGGCCGAAGCGCTTGGGCTCTCGGACTACGTCCTCTTCCACGGCGCCCAGCCCCGCGAGCGGTTGCCGCTTTACTACAACGCGGTGGACGTCTGCGCCGTACCGTCGCGCTACGAGTCGTTCGGGTTGGTGGCCGTCGAGGCGATGGCCTGCGGTACCCCGATCGTGGCCTCACGCGTCGGCGGGCTGCGATTCACCATCGAGGACGACGTTTCCGGCCTCCTCGTTCCGCACTCCGACCCCGCCGCGCTGGCCGCGGCCCTGCGCCGGGTGCTGACCGACCACGATCTGCGATCCCGCATGCAGGTCGGTGCCCGCCAGGCGGCAGTCAACTACTCGTGGCAGACGATCACCTCGGCAGTGCTCGGTGTCTACGAGCACCTCGCCGC
- a CDS encoding ABC transporter permease, with translation MSEVTESRVQSASRADTLAEVGALTAKKPRSLWSNAWRQYRRHKLALAGTFVLLFFIVATIVGPFLWDQSATSIDVAAALQGPSSKHPMGTDILGHDVFARILWGGRVSISVGVVAMLVSIFLGTLIGAISGYFGRFIDSSLMRLTDLFLALPTLPLLLLVIYLFRDPMQKTFGVLIGMFILIVGVIGVLSWMPVARLVRAEFLSLKEKEFIEAARCMGAGTASIIFRHILPNALSPVIVAATLGVGSAIITESTLSFLGLGFPPDTPTWGRLLYEGQEYIEIAPHLVLFPGLVIFLSVLSINYIGDGLRDAIDPQHTL, from the coding sequence ATGTCTGAGGTGACGGAGTCCAGGGTTCAGTCGGCATCGAGGGCCGACACACTCGCCGAGGTGGGCGCGCTGACGGCGAAAAAGCCGCGTTCACTCTGGAGTAACGCCTGGCGACAGTACCGTCGCCACAAGCTGGCGCTCGCCGGCACGTTCGTCCTCTTGTTCTTCATCGTGGCAACCATCGTGGGGCCGTTCCTGTGGGATCAGAGCGCGACCAGCATCGACGTGGCGGCTGCATTGCAGGGACCGTCGAGCAAGCACCCTATGGGGACCGACATCCTGGGCCATGACGTCTTCGCGCGCATCCTGTGGGGTGGCCGGGTGTCCATCTCGGTTGGGGTCGTCGCCATGCTCGTGTCGATTTTTCTCGGCACGCTCATCGGGGCGATCTCCGGCTACTTCGGGCGTTTCATCGACTCGTCGCTGATGCGCCTGACGGACCTCTTCCTGGCGCTGCCGACCCTGCCGCTCCTGTTGTTGGTGATTTATCTCTTCCGGGACCCGATGCAGAAGACATTCGGCGTGCTGATCGGGATGTTCATCCTGATCGTGGGTGTCATCGGGGTCCTGTCGTGGATGCCGGTCGCGCGGTTGGTGCGCGCGGAGTTCCTGTCTCTCAAGGAGAAGGAATTCATCGAGGCGGCGCGCTGCATGGGCGCGGGGACCGCGAGCATCATTTTCCGGCACATCCTGCCCAACGCACTCAGCCCGGTGATCGTGGCCGCGACGCTCGGCGTCGGCTCGGCGATCATCACCGAGTCGACCCTCTCCTTCCTCGGCCTGGGCTTCCCGCCGGACACGCCGACGTGGGGCCGGCTGCTCTATGAGGGGCAGGAGTACATCGAGATCGCGCCCCACCTCGTGCTCTTCCCCGGGCTGGTAATCTTCCTGTCGGTGTTGAGCATCAACTACATCGGGGACGGGCTGCGGGACGCGATCGATCCCCAGCACACGCTTTAG